In the genome of Ureibacillus sp. FSL W7-1570, the window AAATTGACAAAAAACCAAAAATGCTACATTATCAGTGCTTTTCATTGTATGATGAAATAATGGTATGTTAAGATTTTACTTATAGTTTTTGTGTCAAGTTGTGAGGAGGCTGGGGATGAATCGAATATTTCGATACACCATACTTTATTTATTGATTTTTCTTGTGGTAATAGGAATTTTTGGCACCTTTAATGGGGGTGCGAATCCTTCAAAAGAGTTAACTTATGGTGAATTCATTAACGCTTTGGAGAATGGAAAAGTAAAATCTTTAAGCATTCAGCCGGATGCGGGTGTTTTTGTTGTAGAAGGTCAGTTGAAAGGTGACGAAGATCAAACGTTCACCGTAAACCTTCCTCAAAATAACCCAGCGCTGATGGAAAAAATAGACAAAGTTGTGGACGAAGCCGTTCAGAACAACCCGGATATTGTTTTTTTGCCAGCCCCTGAAACAAGTGGATGGGTGCAATTCTTTACCGGAATTATCCCATTCATCATCATTATCATTTTATTCTTCTTCCTCTTGAGCCAAACTCAAGGCGGAGGCAATAAAGTGATGAACTTCGGCAAAAGCAAAGCGAAACTGTATGATTCGGACAAGAAAAAAGTTCGCTTTGAAGATGTGGCGGGGGCAGATGAAGAAAAGGCCGAATTGGTCGAAGTAGTGGAGTTTTTGAAGGATCATCGCAAGTTTACGGAAATGGGGGCACGCATTCCAAAAGGGATTTTGTTGGTGGGGCCTCCAGGTACAGGTAAAACATTGCTTGCCCGGGCTGTTGCCGGAGAAGCGGGCGTTCCGTTCTTCTCCATTTCCGGTTCCGACTTTGTGGAAATGTTTGTTGGGGTCGGTGCATCCCGCGTTCGCGACTTGTTTGAAAATGCGAAGAAAAATGCGCCATGTATCATCTTCATTGACGAGATCGATGCGGTAGGACGCCAACGCGGAGCAGGTCTTGGCGGCGGCCACGACGAGCGTGAACAAACATTGAACCAATTGCTTGTGGAAATGGACGGTTTCAGCGCGAATGAAGGTATTATCATTATCGCGGCAACTAACCGGCCAGATATTTTAGATAAAGCCTTATTGCGTCCTGGCCGTTTTGACCGTCAAATTACGGTAGGTTATCCGGACGTAAAAGGCCGGGAAGCGATTTTGAAAGTCCATGCACGCAACAAACCGTTGGCGGAAGAAGTGGATTTAAAAGCGGTTGCCCAAAGAACGCCTGGATTTTCCGGTGCGGATTTGGAAAACTTATTGAATGAAGCAGCCTTAGTCGCAACACGTAAAGGAAAACGAAAAATTTATATGGATGATATCGATGAAGCAAGTGACCGTGTAATTGCCGGTCCAGCCAAAACAAGCCGTGCCTATACGCCGAAAGAGAAAAAACTTGTTGCCTATCATGAAGCGGGTCACGTTGTGATCGGTTTAACGCTCGATTCTGCTGAAAAAGTCCATAAAGTAACCATTGTTCCGCGTGGCCAAGCGGGCGGTTACGCAATCATGCTTCCGAAAGAAGAGCGTTTCTTCCAAACAAAAGAAGAATTGTTGGACCGCATTACGGGATTGCTTGGCGGTCGTGCAGCAGAGGATATTGTATTGGGAGAAGTATCCACAGGAGCCCATAACGACTTCCAGAAGGTGACGGATATTGCCCGCCGGATGGTGACGGAATTTGGGATGAGCGAAAAATTGGGTCAATTGCAATTCGGCTCTTCCCAAGGCGGAAATGTATTCTTGGGCCGTGACTTCAATACGGATCAAAACTATTCTGAGGCCATTGCCTACGAAATAGATAAAGAAATGCAAAAAATTGTAAACGAGCAATATGAACGGGCGAAACAAATTCTGACGGAAAAACGCGACCTATTGGATAAAATTGCTCAAGCGTTGATGGAACACGAAACATTGAATGCGGAACAAATCGAATATTTGAGAGATCATGGCACTTTGCCAGAGAAATCCGATGAGGAAGAAACGATTAAGATTACAACGGTTGAGCCGAAGAAAGAGAATGCGGCTTCCGGTTCCGCACAAGCAAGCATCGAAAAATCCGGATCTGCCCAAATTCATCAAGAGGTGGCCGGCGAAGAAAAAGCTCCTACAACGGATGATTTGCCAAAAGAAAATTCTCCGGATCCGAATGGATTCCATGAAGGGAAAAAAGAATAACCGTTGCTTTCAGTAGTATCAGAAAATTTTCTGATGCTACTTTTTTGTTTCGAAGTTTAATCCTTTTGAGGAAAACAAATGCAATATGGTATGATTTCATCAAACGAAAAATGGAAGTGGTTTTCATGATCTTAGCCATCGATGTGGGAAATTCAAAAATATCTTTGGGCGTTTATAAAAATGATCAATTGATTCATCATTGGAAAATGGAAACGGAGAAAAATAAGACGGCCGATGAATATGCGATGCATTTATATGCTTTCTTTAACTATGAAGGGCTTTCCTTCAATGATATTCGCGGAATCATTATTTCCTCCGTTGTTCCACCCATCATGCACATTTTGGAAGAAATGTGCCGAAAATATTTTCACGTTAAACCGCTTGTCGTTGGACCAGGAGTTAAAACAGGATTAAATATCAAATGCGACAATCCGCGGGAAGTGGGTACAGATCGCATTGTCAACGCAGTGGCAGCCGTTCATGAATATGGAACGAAGCCGCTTATTGTGGTGGATTTTGGAACAGCCATAACCTTTAGTTATATTAATGAAAAAGGGCATTATATGGGTGGTGCCATAGCGCCCGGAGTCACAATCTCTTTGGATGCGTTATTTACAAAGGCATCGAAATTGCCCCGTGTGGAACTTGCAAAACCTGTGGATGTGATCGAGAAAAATACGATCGCTTCCATCCAATCAGGCATTTTCTATGGTTTCCTTGGGCTTGTTGAAGGAATCGTCAATCGAATGAAAGAACATAGCGACAACGACCCGCTCGTCATTGCCACCGGAGGACTTGCGGAATTCTTTTCAAACGAAACGCCGGTGATTGATATAGTGGACAAATTTCTAACATTAAAAGGTTTATATATCATCTACAAAAGAAATCAATAATAGAAGAGAGGACAATTTGCATGCAAGATTATTTAGTAAAAGCGTTAGGATTTGATGGGAAGATTCGCGCCTATGCGGCTGTTTCAACCAATACCGTTGGGGAGGCGCAAAGAAGACATGATACTTGGCCAACCGCAACGGCCGCTTTGGGACGGGCATTGACGGCAGGCGCCATGATGGGATCCATGATGAATGAGGATGATAAAATCACCATTAAAATTGAAGGCGGCGGTCCAATAGGAATCATTTTAATTGACGCCAATGGAAAAGGGGAAGTAAGGGGATATGTAACGAATCCTCATGTGCATTTTCCATTGAACGAAGCGGGCAAATTGGATGTGCGCCGTGCAGTTGGAACACAAGGCAATATTACCATTGTGAAGGATTTGGGGTTAAGAGAGATGTTTTCCGGGCAAACTCCGATTGTTTCCGGGGAAATTGCGGAGGACTTCACTTACTATTATGCGGCATCGGAGCAAATTCCTTCGTCAGTAGGGTTAGGTGTACTTGTGAATACCGACAATTCCGTACTGGCTTCCGGGGGATTCATTATTCAAGTGTTGCCAGGATGCGATGAAGAAACGATTGAGACGATTGAAAATCACTTAAAAACCGTCGAACCGATTTCCAAAATGATCGAGAAGGGTTATACACCGGAACAAATTTTGGAAGCAGTTCTAGGTGAAGGAA includes:
- the ftsH gene encoding ATP-dependent zinc metalloprotease FtsH → MNRIFRYTILYLLIFLVVIGIFGTFNGGANPSKELTYGEFINALENGKVKSLSIQPDAGVFVVEGQLKGDEDQTFTVNLPQNNPALMEKIDKVVDEAVQNNPDIVFLPAPETSGWVQFFTGIIPFIIIIILFFFLLSQTQGGGNKVMNFGKSKAKLYDSDKKKVRFEDVAGADEEKAELVEVVEFLKDHRKFTEMGARIPKGILLVGPPGTGKTLLARAVAGEAGVPFFSISGSDFVEMFVGVGASRVRDLFENAKKNAPCIIFIDEIDAVGRQRGAGLGGGHDEREQTLNQLLVEMDGFSANEGIIIIAATNRPDILDKALLRPGRFDRQITVGYPDVKGREAILKVHARNKPLAEEVDLKAVAQRTPGFSGADLENLLNEAALVATRKGKRKIYMDDIDEASDRVIAGPAKTSRAYTPKEKKLVAYHEAGHVVIGLTLDSAEKVHKVTIVPRGQAGGYAIMLPKEERFFQTKEELLDRITGLLGGRAAEDIVLGEVSTGAHNDFQKVTDIARRMVTEFGMSEKLGQLQFGSSQGGNVFLGRDFNTDQNYSEAIAYEIDKEMQKIVNEQYERAKQILTEKRDLLDKIAQALMEHETLNAEQIEYLRDHGTLPEKSDEEETIKITTVEPKKENAASGSAQASIEKSGSAQIHQEVAGEEKAPTTDDLPKENSPDPNGFHEGKKE
- a CDS encoding type III pantothenate kinase; translation: MILAIDVGNSKISLGVYKNDQLIHHWKMETEKNKTADEYAMHLYAFFNYEGLSFNDIRGIIISSVVPPIMHILEEMCRKYFHVKPLVVGPGVKTGLNIKCDNPREVGTDRIVNAVAAVHEYGTKPLIVVDFGTAITFSYINEKGHYMGGAIAPGVTISLDALFTKASKLPRVELAKPVDVIEKNTIASIQSGIFYGFLGLVEGIVNRMKEHSDNDPLVIATGGLAEFFSNETPVIDIVDKFLTLKGLYIIYKRNQ
- the hslO gene encoding Hsp33 family molecular chaperone HslO; amino-acid sequence: MQDYLVKALGFDGKIRAYAAVSTNTVGEAQRRHDTWPTATAALGRALTAGAMMGSMMNEDDKITIKIEGGGPIGIILIDANGKGEVRGYVTNPHVHFPLNEAGKLDVRRAVGTQGNITIVKDLGLREMFSGQTPIVSGEIAEDFTYYYAASEQIPSSVGLGVLVNTDNSVLASGGFIIQVLPGCDEETIETIENHLKTVEPISKMIEKGYTPEQILEAVLGEGNVKILETMPICFKCECSKERFGAAIMSLGVQEIQEMIDEDGGAEAQCHFCLEKYQYSQEDLEGFIREIQSKNESK